The following coding sequences are from one Humulus lupulus chromosome X, drHumLupu1.1, whole genome shotgun sequence window:
- the LOC133805882 gene encoding uncharacterized protein LOC133805882: MAVSQFFLSLQAIAVLKLLGSSSRENLLSMVDLCHQSDDEDEEDEESSAEESLLEKTFNERNSLNADNHNHRKCLPFRLVHVRSRQKIVILYLLIYQATLLVIVIMLACAVIIWIGMGKNPIDSTVVARVYVEVFAGAMLLLAEALACYGILLCLKMSKVRTERASSELWKVAGLAVVCVICFTSNAFVALLTGIPILYHWHDQERNGACISLLILYYFVGSSIPSAFLLWVMREAPPLITTYAQQESATLTFVSDSTAAIPNPQHWTTAPSVRNQGDKVRVVQTLLFVEGINTLLQTLFGTRLPTIIGGSYAFMVPIISIIHDSSLASIEDPHIAVCFALMGIGNSFHAQETTVSG, encoded by the exons ATGGCTGTAAGCCAATTTTTTCTGTCCTTACAAGCAATAGCAGTTTTAAAACTCTTAGGTTCATCATCAAGGGAGAATCTTTTATCTAT GGTTGATCTCTGCCATCAGTCAGATGATGAAGACGAGGAAGATGAAGAAAGCAGTGCTGAGGAATCTTTGCTAGAGAAGACATTTAATGAACGAAATTCATTAAATGCAGATAATCATAATCATAGAAAATGTTTACCTTTCCGGTTGGTTCATGTTCGAAGCCGCCAGAAAATTGTAATTTTG TATTTATTAATTTATCAAGCAACTCTTCTAGTTATTGTAATAATGTTGGCTTGTGCTGTTATAATCTGGATTGGGATGGGGAAAAACCCTATTGATTCTACAGTGGTGGCTCGG GTATATGTAGAGGTTTTTGCAGGAGCAATGCTTTTATTAGCTGAAGCACTAGCTTGTTATG GAATATTACTATGCCTGAAAATGAGCAAAGTCAGAACTGAAAGAGCTTCTTCAGAGCTTTGGAAG GTTGCGGGTTTAGCTGTTGTTTGTGTTATATGTTTCACCTCTAATGCTTTTGTGGCTTTGTTAACTGGCATTCCTATA CTTTATCACTGGCATGACCAGGAAAGGAATGGTGCTTGTATATCTCTTCTAATTTTGTATTACTTTGTAG GTTCATCAATCCCCTCAGCCTTTTTATTATGGGTAATGAGAGAAGCACCACCATTAATAACAACTTATGCACAACAAGAATCAGCTACATTAACTTTCGTAAGTGATAGTACAGCAGCAATACCAAATCCTCAACACTGGACGACTGCGCCAAGTGTGAGAAATCAG GGTGATAAAGTTAGAGTAGTACAGACTCTACTGTTTGTTGAAGGAATTAACACACTTCTTCAAACTCTCTTTGGAACTAGACTGCCTACTATTATTGGAGGGTCTTATGCATTCATGGTCCCTATTATATCTATCATTCATGATTCATCATTGGCTAGTATTGAGGACCCTCATATC GCAGTGTGTTTTGCTTTAATGGGCATTGGCAACTCATTTCATGCTCAAGAAACTACTGTGAGTGGGTAA